One Actinomycetota bacterium DNA window includes the following coding sequences:
- a CDS encoding DUF4446 family protein encodes MTNPAVWIALAVGVVALAASVGVFLSYSSVRRRLLVLQGKAGQADILEATARQVEHVNVLREEIRGLSSHLAALTEAFRKATQRVAIYRYDAFEDMGGKLSFSAAFLDANGDGVVVTCINGRQEARTYAKPVEAARSVYNLSPEEEEAIRRALAGQVG; translated from the coding sequence ATGACCAACCCAGCGGTCTGGATAGCCCTGGCCGTGGGCGTGGTGGCCCTAGCTGCATCGGTGGGCGTCTTCCTGTCCTACTCCTCGGTGCGCCGCCGGCTGCTCGTCCTTCAGGGCAAGGCAGGGCAGGCGGACATCCTCGAGGCGACCGCCCGCCAGGTGGAGCACGTCAACGTCCTGCGCGAGGAGATCCGCGGTCTCTCTTCCCACCTGGCCGCGCTCACCGAGGCGTTCCGCAAGGCGACCCAGCGCGTGGCCATCTACCGCTACGACGCCTTCGAGGACATGGGAGGGAAGCTCTCGTTCTCGGCGGCGTTCCTCGATGCCAACGGCGACGGTGTGGTCGTCACCTGCATCAACGGCCGCCAGGAGGCCCGGACGTACGCGAAGCCCGTCGAAGCCGCGCGTTCGGTCTACAACCTGTCGCCCGAGGAGGAAGAGGCGATCCGCCGGGCCCTCGCGGGACAGGTGGGTTGA